In Streptomyces venezuelae, the sequence TCCACCTGGCTGCGGGACGAGAGCAGCCGGCAGGGCTGATCGCCCGGCCGACGCCGGCCGAACCCGGCCGATCCCGGCCGAACAGGCGGCTTACGCCACATCTGTTCATACGCCGCACTGTTGGCCCGTACACCCATTAGGGTTCCACTCGCACGTTCGAGTGCGCTCACGTCCGTCGGCATCGGGAGCTCCAGAGCATGTACCTCGCGGACCGTTCCGCGCCCGCGTCCGGGGGTGCGAAGACCGCTCCGGACCGGGGACCCGTCCGGGCTCCCGCGGTCGCCTCTACCGTCCTCGCCCTGGGCACGGTCAGCATGATCACCGACATCTCCTCGGAGATGGTCACCGCCGTCCTGCCCCTGTACCTGATCGCCGGCCTGGGCCTGAGCCCCCTCGGCTTCGGGGCGCTGGACGGCGTCTACAACGGGGTCAGCGCCCTCGTGCAGCTGACCGGCGGCCACCTGGCCGACCGGGTCCGCAACCACAAGCTGATCGCCGGCATCGGATACGGCCTGTCGGCCGCGTGCAAACCGCTGCTGCTGCTGGCCCACAGCCTGGGTCCGATCAGCGTGATCCTCACGCTGGAACGCACCGGCAAGGGACTGCGCACCGCCCCGCGCGACGCGCTGATCTCGCTGTCCACACCGCCCGAGTTACAAGGGCGCGCCTTCGGCGTGCACCGGGCGATGGACACCACCGGGGCCCTGCTCGGCCCGCTCGCCGCCTTCCTCATCCTGAGCCTGACGGTCGACGGCTACGACGCCGTCTTCGGCGTCAGCGCCTGCGTCGCCGCACTCGGCGTCGTGGTGCTCATGCTGTTCGTCCCGTCCGGCGGAAGGACGGCGCAGGCCCCGCCGCAGGCGAAGGCCACGGCCACCGACGCCGCCACCACCGCCGCCGACGCCACGGCCACCGACGCCACCGCCGTGCCCGACGCGGGCCGGCCGGCCCCCGTACGGCTGCGCGACGCGCTCGGCCTGCTGCGCCTGCCCCGGCTGCGCAATCTGGCCGTCTGCGCCGTCCTGCTGGGCCTGACCACCGTCAGCGACGCCTTCGTCTACCTGCTCCTGCAACGCCGTACCGGCATCGGCGACCAGTGGTTCCCGCTCCTGCCGCTCGGCACCGCCGCCGTGTTCCTGCTGCTCGCGGTGCCCGCCGGAGCCCTCGCCGACCGGATCGGCCGGCGCACCGTCTTCCTCACCGGCCACGCCCTCCTGCTGGCCGGCTACGGGCTGCTGCTGTGGGCTCCCGACTGGCCCGCCCTGCCCTTCCTCGTCCTCGCCCTGCACGGCATGTTCTACGCCGCCACCGACGGCGTGCTGCCCGCGGCGGTCGCCGCCACCGTCCCCGGCGAACTCCGCGCCACCGGCATGGCCCTCGTCGGCACCGGCCAGGCGCTGGCCCGCTTCGGCTGCTCGCTGGCCTTCGGCGGGGCCTGGACGCTCTGGGGCACCGGCCCGGCCCTGGCCGGCGCCGCGGCCGGGCTGCTGTGCTGCGCCGCCGTCGCCGGGTTCGTCCTGCGCCCGTCAGCACCCCAGGACACCCGAACCACTGCCCCGAACCCGAAGCCCGTGAGGCCCCCCAGATGACGCTGTCGAAGTCACGCCGCCTGCTCGTCCTCGCGGTGGCGGTACTGCTGCTCGGCGGCCTCGCCGCCGCGCTGGTGCTGCGCTCCGCCTCCCGCGGCGAAAAGCCCCAGGCGGGCAGCCCCGCGGTCGCCGCCGGAACCGTCACCCTCACCCGGCCCGGCTCCCTGGCCTTCCTCAACGGCGGGCAGGGCCCGCACCGCGGGGCCCTCGCCTCCGTCCCCGCCGACGCACCCGAGTCCGAGCGCACCGCCTCAGAACTCACCTGCCAGCGCTTCCACGCCGCCGCGGGCACCGGCGTCTGCCTGCGCTCCACACCCGGCGCGCTCGCCCAGGACAACAAGGCCCTGATCGTCGACTCCGAGCTGCGGACCCTGCGCAGCTTCCCCCTCGCGGGCACCCCGAGCCGGGCCCGGGTCTCGCCCAGCGGCCGGTTCGCCGCCTGGACCGTCTTCGTCTCC encodes:
- a CDS encoding MFS transporter produces the protein MYLADRSAPASGGAKTAPDRGPVRAPAVASTVLALGTVSMITDISSEMVTAVLPLYLIAGLGLSPLGFGALDGVYNGVSALVQLTGGHLADRVRNHKLIAGIGYGLSAACKPLLLLAHSLGPISVILTLERTGKGLRTAPRDALISLSTPPELQGRAFGVHRAMDTTGALLGPLAAFLILSLTVDGYDAVFGVSACVAALGVVVLMLFVPSGGRTAQAPPQAKATATDAATTAADATATDATAVPDAGRPAPVRLRDALGLLRLPRLRNLAVCAVLLGLTTVSDAFVYLLLQRRTGIGDQWFPLLPLGTAAVFLLLAVPAGALADRIGRRTVFLTGHALLLAGYGLLLWAPDWPALPFLVLALHGMFYAATDGVLPAAVAATVPGELRATGMALVGTGQALARFGCSLAFGGAWTLWGTGPALAGAAAGLLCCAAVAGFVLRPSAPQDTRTTAPNPKPVRPPR